The nucleotide window tgtgcaagtAAAATGTAGTAAATTATTATTTCAAAAAGAATTAAGTTTCAGTCTAGAATGGAAAACAACCAGCTCACAGTCGATAATAACAGCAGAAGTCTGAAAATGCATGAATATAAATAAGGTTGTTTTGTTCTCCTACatctcatgtttgttttttgtgtgtggggTCTGCTTAATCAGCTTTTTCTGAACTCTAACTTGAACATCAAAGATTTCTGGTGGCGTGtgaatgtttttgctttttgtgaaGGGGGGGAGATTACATGTCTCATTTGTTCTACTTTACTTTTATTTCAGGATAAGAACACAGACCAGCAGCAGAACCAGCTAGAGCCCAGTCCAAACAAACAGACCAGTCCCTCAGAGCAGAAAGATCAAGAGCTACTAAGCCGAAAACAGCAGAGTCAGGTCTCAAATCTGGATCTCAAtgacaactacaacaacaaattGTCTTCAAAGTCAGAATCAGGCCAAAGCCAGACTCAGACCCCATCCTCGCCCCTCTCCCCAGCTGTTGATTGTTCTGGTGCTCCTCGAATTGAGAGGAAGCTCAGCATTGAGATTAAAAAGGTGCCACTGCAGGAAGGACCTCGCAGCTTTGACACCTCCTCGTCGATGGGAGTAGCTGGCGGACAAGGCTCCAGTTCTAGTAACAACAGCTGCGCACTGCAAAGAAGTCACGCATTTAAAGCTCGCACTGGTCAGTCCCTTCTGACGTCCAGCTCCTCTCTGTCAGAGGACTCTGGCACAGAGGGAGGAGCTTGTGGATGTGGAGAGAGTCAAGCAGATGGAGGCAGCCTTGCCAGGCCGAACCACCTTCCTGTAAAGAGTGGAGAGAAGGTGGAGAAGCAGGGAGGGGATTTGAAAGCCGGCCACGCAGCGTGGACTCAACCCAGCAACAGCCCGGACAAACAGTACCCCAAGAccacctcctcttcttcctcctcagaCCGTGTGGCtccatcctcatcctcctcctcccacctctcctcttcctcctcctcctcctcctccacaccTGTTAGGACTGCCCTGAGTTTCACCAACCCCCTGCACTCTGACAACTCGGACGAGGAGGGGAAGATGTCTGAGGAGATGTCCGGAGGAGGAAAGGAGGCTTTCCGTACAAGTGTATCCACAGCGACTGCCACCGTAATGGCATCCTCTCAACATGGAGACCAGCAGCCGGTCAGAAAGGTGTCGCCGATGTCAATTGCAGGGCAGATCACACCAACGGTCTCTCCATCAATAGCAAGTAGGTCGATCAGTTGCTTGAACTGCTTTCCTTCTCAATTCTTTAAAATATGTGAAATTAACCAAGAAATTATGAAAACTAAACACCAAACAATGAGGTTTAGCAGTCAAATAGTCAAGAGCAATCTCTCTGAAATGCACATGAAGGCACCAAGTAAGCTTGCACTCACCTACTGTATACtcaggaaataaaaaaacaacacacagtaGAGTAATTTTCTGGGTCGGTAAGGAGCCAGAGGTCTCAGACAGACCACAAGCTAATGACAAGCTGTATCTgtcaacacacacactgtgttctCACTGCTGAGGAGTTCGAGGCCAGGAGAGGGAAAAACAGGAGGCATGGAAGAAAGGAGTAAGAGGAAATGACAACAAAAACGGAGAGAGATAGTTTCCAGTGAGTCTCACACAAAGCATGACTGTTTGACTAATTGGTTGGTTTGCGAGGAATGCTGCAAATATGGACGTGTGGAAACAACTCTTCCTCCTTCAgcttgtttatgtgtgtttgtctaagCGAGGGAATTTGTGAATGGGAGAAAGGATGAAGgaaattgttttgtgtgtgtttgcgagCAGAAAACTGCGTGTGCATGTTGGATGGGGAAAGATCAACACTGCATGATACTGATGAATGCACTTACGCCACTTTGGTGCACGTTGGGTCGAACAGACAGTGTCACGCTGTTTGGGATTGATGTGATTGTGACAAGGAGAAGTGGGTTTTAATCTCCTGGTGGGGTGTGAGGACTGAGACTTCCCctgctgctcttctttctttGATCTGAGCTCACGTGAAATTGAGTGGACTGGGCTGAAATCATCTGTGCAGTTTAAATTCAAAATATACTGACATGCCATTGAATCTCTGGCATTATACCTGATGTCATGCTCTCCTTGAGTATTTCCAATATTTAAAATCGGATGCGAAAATGTCTCTGTTTTGACGTCGACTGTTTCAGTCTGCTTGGCTTCCTCTCACACTCTGTCTGGGCTGCAGCAGTGCTTCAGTTATGAAAAGCTAACGGCTGCTGTTTGATTGGTTGCAAGCATCTAATGGCTGCTTTGTTGATGAGTTGCACTGAGCAAATTGCTGCTTTGTGTTGGTCAATAGAAAGCTGGTGGCTGCCTGTTTTGCTGACTGCATTGCCAATGAATCACTCACAGCTTTTGCAATTGCCCATTTTAGAGAGATTAGTGCAGCTCACAGTGCTTTACAAGCctgtaacaaacaaagaagaatTAAGTAAAATGAGCAGGAAATTATGGAGGGATCAAATATGTACAGCtaatgttttaatttatatttataaaaataatcaaaacaatgtttttaattCTGAAATATAATTATCACGTTATTCGTGAGTTTTTTTATGTACAGTttacagaaaaacagtaaatcaGTTTTTGATCGATTTCTAatacaaaatgtttttcatatttttaccacaggtggtctaataaatttaTTATCCTTTTGCGTTTTTGACTGTGATTGGACTGTCTGCAAACAAGATGACATTTACCAGAGCATACAGTTTATGCTGAGGTGGTGGTGTGTCCCATCTACACCTAAAAACTCTCAGACAACATttgggattttttaaaattaatttatttgtgtattttcatTTTGCCAGAAACAAAAGTGTGAATAAAAGACGataaattcaaaataaacttaaatttttttttatctgcattGGCTAATGACAACActcttttaaaattaaaatacacaGTCACTGTGCTTAGTTGTCTCTACCTCATTATTTACAGTGATATTAACATGCTGTAGTATCGCctaatatccatccatctattctcCCCCGCTTATCCATATCAGGTTCgcgggggtgctggagcctatcccagctaccatagggcaagagggggggtacaccctggacaggtcaccaatctGATGCAGGGTTAATGCagagagacaaccattcacactcacattcacacctataggcaatttagaatcaccaattgaCCTAATCAcactaattgcatgtctttggactctgggaggaagctggagtatcCAGAGTATCCACAGAAAGGCGGTCGGCCTTGGCCAGATGATGGAATATTAGATGAAGGGAACATCACCTAATATTTAACTTAAGATTTTGACTATGAGACTCTTTTTGCCAACCAAGAAAGTcagctgatttcatttttttaactttcttgGTTAGCATATGAGAAGGGTTTAATTTATAATTCATAGTAAGGATAACTGCTGGCTTTGTGTAAAGCAGAAATATCTTAACCAGCCAAACTTTAAAGTGTCATATTTTCCCCTTCATATGTCACACTAACTTAACTGTAACTGGGTAATGATGATGCTGAAATTCAAGAAGAGATTTTTAAGAAACTGTAGCTATGACAGATTGGCCATTGTggacattgtttttattttcatttattcatcGTTTCTTGTCAGACAGTCAGAGAAATTAACAGATTATTAACAGTTTTAAAATCTTTAAGCACACATGTAACTTTGCTGAACTGAAACTGGATCCCAGATCATTTAAGGGCAAAATGAGCACAACACTAAGCGACACTACCAAGGGTCAATGTCATCTTATCTGCCAGTAGTCCAGTGGCAGccagcatggcaaatatgagacTATACGGACATTTCTCTGATCCCTAAAATGAAGTAATGATAATACAATATACACCAAATAGAACCAATGAATATCTgtataaaaaaaagtaacaatatGCAGACAAATtatataacatttaacattCTTGCCTTTTTGTCTCCATATGACTGTCGATCTTTTTGCCTTTCTTCTCGGCCAGTAGTTAACCTTGCTTctcatttgacctctgacctttttaACCCAGACTGCTGGGACAGCGATGACTCCCCTCCCCCTCTCCCCGAGCGAACCCCTGAGTCCTTCATACTGGCCACAGGTGCGTTTGCATTGGTCAAGTTCCACAGGTGTGTACCCAGTGGTGTGGATTGACTGGGCGGCCACGTTATTGTGTTGTCCTTCTTTTaacaaaaggggggaaaaaaacgagGCGGTTGGATCAAAGATTCATGTGTTGCTGTGTGGTTTTGCCATATTTTCGCAAACTTGGTAGTGAGAGTAAAGCCAGGCAGCAGTGGTTGTTTGATGCAGTCGGCAGCCTCTGATGTGAGCTGAAACAGGAGGAAACTGGTTTTCTGTGGTCTGCTTCTCTTGCCTAGTACAGCGTATGAACAGGTAGGGGCCTCAGTCTCTGTCATCCTCACTTCAAACAACCAGATGGACTCGCATATTGCAGGTAGGAGGCCTCTCGTTCACAGGATTGACTCGCCATTAGCGCGACCATCCTGCTGCCTTctgctgttcttcttcttctttttttccttcctccctCCACAGCTCCTCTGATAGTGGAAGAAAACGGTATTAAAAATATTCCACCACGAGGGAGCACATGAGATGAAAAGGAGATGTTTGTGTTAAAAATGAACCCACTGCTGAGAGGTACTTTAGCAGTTTTGGAACACTAGAGGTCAGCATTGCTTATTTCAGCCATGCGGAGATGGAGACGGTCATAATTACAGCTTTGGGAGGCGAGTTACAAATAGAAACATAGATACAAAAGGGCAGAACGATGaagttaatttaaagaaaagcagGTTAAGAGGCTTTAAAGTCTTTTGTTGTATTGAAAAGAGTgtggctgtcagctgtgtgcgACAGGATCATTACGGTTCAATTAATTATTTCAAATGTTTTACATAAATGCAGGCGCAACTTGGGAGCACCTTTTGAGGATTGACTGTGATTTTTAAGCGTGTCTGAATGTGGgaatgtgtgtgcgtttgtgctgtattgtgtgtgttttttgatcATTTGTCCTCAAACGCCCATCCTGTGTTAAATTCACCGATTGTCTTCCTCTCCGCCAGACCCTTTGGAAGCGAAAACATCAGCTTCAGCCGAGTGGAGTTCACATAAAGGTGCGGACGTGCAAATCATTAGTGCACTCTAATTCTCTTCCTTCATCTCTCACCTCTGTTTGAACTCTCCGTCCCTGCCTCTGCATGTTCCCCGATATTTTTTGTGCTCACAGTAGTCGGCCAGCAGAGCGGAGCAGGAAAGGGACCTTTGGTGATTTACAAATTAGCCTGCCGATGATAACACTGACAGGGTTGGTCAGAAAAACCGCTGCGAGGACGAGAGAGTAACAGAGATACAGGAGGAGGGGGAAAAGGGGGTGAAAAAGATAAAACATGTCTAGAGAGAGCTGCAATTAAAATGAGTGCATATGCTTATCTGTGCTATGAGGATTGTGTGATGGTGGTTAATGCCAATTTATTGCTTCAGTAGTTTTGCTGTGGCTATGACAGCTTATTTGACTTTAATTCAGTGGggatattttttttacctttttatgaGTATAACTCACTAGGAGCATTTCTTAAGTATAAAAAGGCTGCGTTGCAAGCCGGGCTTTTAGCATCAAACTTTCATGGCAGAGAAATGTTTGAATTTTTACACAGATGTAACACTACATAGTGAATCAGATGTTGTCTCATGGGACGTGTTGatacataaacatttaaaaccctcgtcaaaaaaacaaacaaaacactttgtGTGTTCGTCTTTGTCTTAAATCTGTTTCTCTCTACAACATTTTAACCTGGCAGGCTGTTTTTTGCACCTGTGGTATTTGGTGTGTTTAAATTATACTCTGGTTCAGCCCCCCGCCCCTTGGTGTGCAGGTGTGAATGCAGTAATCAGACTCGGGTGCATACCAAAGCAACCCCACCGAGACCCTGGGGGTGGTCTCAGAACGCCAGAGCAGTTTGTTTATGGTGTGAACTCAATCCGAGCAAACTACATACACGTGTATGCTGCAGGTTTGAGCTAAGTCCTTCTTGTAGTCAGGTGTGCTTTGCATTCTGGGATGCAGCTGGGTACCACAGATGTGCAGAGTACACAAACAGTTATTATGGACTAGCAGCTAGCTGTAACAATAATGTAGATTCTCCACTAAACCAGAACACAACATCTTCTTACTGCCTTTACTTTTGTTGGTCATGATTGTTTACCAGATACCAATGACCTCTCTTGTGGAGTTTGTTAAATTTTCTGCATTCTCAAGCCGGTGGCCCTGCTATATCTCCTGTTGAACATACCTGGGAGATGCTGGGTTAATGTGTTCATCAGAGGCATCCACAATCAATGATCTTTGCACAGCAGGTGGCTGCACTCATTCAGGAATGGAGAGCAGCTCCTCAACAGCAAATCGAAACACTTGTGTGGTTCGTGAGCAGACAAGTGACTTCTTGAATCACGTCCAGAGGTCATAGCTCataaaaagtctttttcaaactaaaatctgtttaaaacacaaaacttAAGTTTCTGTTTTTGACTAGTATATTTTTAACTTGAACAATAAATGCTGTAAGCTATCATATCTACTTTCATTTACGCTTTCTACAACTGTTACTAGTTTTTAATGATTATGCTATTTCAACATTTAAGATTTCACTGTAATTCATTTTGTTTCATgtcattttcagttattttaagAGTCTTGTGTTTATCCTgttctgttgttgtttagcatgttttctgtcttcttgacttcatttttttaatattatctgACATGATCTATATCACTCTAATTAACTCGTTTTAAAATCTCCTTTATAATATAATTGACTTGAATTGTGAGTAGCATATACACCACTGTTATTACAAGAATACTTCCACCTCATTAATCTGTGTTTCTGGTTGCATTTGATTATGTGTAGATGCGTCTGACTGTGGGACGACTTCTCCAGCCGACCTTTCATCTGCTGGCACCACAACAAGCAACAACAGCAAGCCAGAGCTGGGTGGGTAAGTCTACTGTCTCACTTGTTGTAGACGACTTTTATTTGGTAATTGTGACTGGATATTATTGTTGTTCAAATCTCTACTAGTCGAGCCTTTGAAGGAACAGAAATAGTAGTGAGTCTGGGCAGGAAATGTTGCTGACAAACGTGG belongs to Oreochromis niloticus isolate F11D_XX linkage group LG17, O_niloticus_UMD_NMBU, whole genome shotgun sequence and includes:
- the LOC100691627 gene encoding tyrosine-protein phosphatase non-receptor type 12 isoform X6, with the translated sequence MDGPEAYIATQGPLPNTVIDFWRMIWEYNVAVIVMACREFEMGRKKCERYFPMQGEQPMSFGPFRISYESEQARTDYFIRTLTAQYENESRRITQFHYMNWPDHDVPSSFDSILDMIGLMREYQENNDVPICVHCSAGCGRTGAICAIDYTWNLLKAGKIPEDFNVFRLIQEMRTQRHSAVQTKEQYELVHRAIAQLFEKQLQQLESPTSTQIHDGMDESSPDKASHHSSDTWDTPPPKPPRIRSTQVEGDVKEEILQPPEAHPVPPILTPSPPSAFPTVTNVRQDNDRYHPKPVIHVLATTQHNVTEDKNTDQQQNQLEPSPNKQTSPSEQKDQELLSRKQQSQVSNLDLNDNYNNKLSSKSESGQSQTQTPSSPLSPAVDCSGAPRIERKLSIEIKKVPLQEGPRSFDTSSSMGVAGGQGSSSSNNSCALQRSHAFKARTGQSLLTSSSSLSEDSGTEGGACGCGESQADGGSLARPNHLPVKSGEKVEKQGGDLKAGHAAWTQPSNSPDKQYPKTTSSSSSSDRVAPSSSSSSHLSSSSSSSSSTPVRTALSFTNPLHSDNSDEEGKMSEEMSGGGKEAFRTSVSTATATVMASSQHGDQQPVRKVSPMSIAGQITPTVSPSIANCWDSDDSPPPLPERTPESFILATDPLEAKTSASAEWSSHKDASDCGTTSPADLSSAGTTTSNNSKPELGFGNRCIQPKGPRRPPLEWT